The Coregonus clupeaformis isolate EN_2021a chromosome 20, ASM2061545v1, whole genome shotgun sequence genome contains a region encoding:
- the LOC121533506 gene encoding phospholipid phosphatase 2 isoform X1, translated as MDLRKKKMYVLVDVLCVVVAALPFLIMSIVFRPYQRGVYCDDEDIKYPLKPDTITHGLLAAVTISCTVIIISSGEAYLVYSKRIHSNSEFNGYVAALYKVLGTFLFGAAVSQSLTDLAKFTIGRPRPNFMAVCNPKVCKGYVLEINCTGNPRDVTESRLSFYSGHSSFGMYCMLFLALYVQARLRAKWARLLRPTIQFFLVAFAVYVGYTRVSDYKHHWSDVLVGFLQGALIAILNVRYVSDFFKQRPPRCSSPETAESEELEHKPSLQMAGAEHNNHYSYPGPV; from the exons CCGCTCTGCCCTTCCTCATCATGTCCATTGTGTTCCGGCCCTACCAGAGGGGTGTGTACTGTGACGATGAGGACATCAAGTACCCCCTCAAACCTGACACCATCACCCACGGCTTGCTGGCTGCAGTCACCATCTCCTGCACTGTCATCATT ATATCATCAGGAGAGGCTTACCTTGTCTATAGTAAGAGGATCCACTCTAACTCCGAGTTCAATGGGTACGTGGCGGCACTCTACAAGGTGCTGGGTACCTTCCTGTTCGGggcagctgtcagccaatcactGACGGACCTGGCCAAGTTCACCATAGGACGCCCTCGGCCCAACTTCATGGCCGTCTGCAACCCCAAGGTCTGCAAAGGCTACGTGCTGGAGATCAACTGCACCGGCAATCCTCGGGACGTCACTGAGTCCAG GTTGTCCTTCTACTCGGGCCACTCATCCTTTGGGATGTACTGTATGCTGTTTCTAGCA TTGTATGTCCAGGCGAGGCTGAGGGCGAAGTGGGCAAGACTCCTCCGACCCACAATCCAGTTCTTCCTGGTGGCCTTTGCGGTGTACGTGGGCTACACCCGCGTGTCTGATTACAAACACCACTGGAGCGATGTTCTTGTGGGCTTCCTCCAAGGCGCTCTCATTGCCATCCTCAAC GTGCGCTACGTATCAGACTTCTTCAAGCAGCGTCCTCCCCGCTGCTCCAGCCCAGAGACGGCTGAGAGCGAGGAACTGGAGCACAAACCCAGCCTGCAGATGGCAGGTGCAGAGCACAACAATCATTACAGCTACCCAGGGCCTGTGTGA
- the LOC121533506 gene encoding phospholipid phosphatase 2 isoform X2 codes for MSIVFRPYQRGVYCDDEDIKYPLKPDTITHGLLAAVTISCTVIIISSGEAYLVYSKRIHSNSEFNGYVAALYKVLGTFLFGAAVSQSLTDLAKFTIGRPRPNFMAVCNPKVCKGYVLEINCTGNPRDVTESRLSFYSGHSSFGMYCMLFLALYVQARLRAKWARLLRPTIQFFLVAFAVYVGYTRVSDYKHHWSDVLVGFLQGALIAILNVRYVSDFFKQRPPRCSSPETAESEELEHKPSLQMAGAEHNNHYSYPGPV; via the exons ATGTCCATTGTGTTCCGGCCCTACCAGAGGGGTGTGTACTGTGACGATGAGGACATCAAGTACCCCCTCAAACCTGACACCATCACCCACGGCTTGCTGGCTGCAGTCACCATCTCCTGCACTGTCATCATT ATATCATCAGGAGAGGCTTACCTTGTCTATAGTAAGAGGATCCACTCTAACTCCGAGTTCAATGGGTACGTGGCGGCACTCTACAAGGTGCTGGGTACCTTCCTGTTCGGggcagctgtcagccaatcactGACGGACCTGGCCAAGTTCACCATAGGACGCCCTCGGCCCAACTTCATGGCCGTCTGCAACCCCAAGGTCTGCAAAGGCTACGTGCTGGAGATCAACTGCACCGGCAATCCTCGGGACGTCACTGAGTCCAG GTTGTCCTTCTACTCGGGCCACTCATCCTTTGGGATGTACTGTATGCTGTTTCTAGCA TTGTATGTCCAGGCGAGGCTGAGGGCGAAGTGGGCAAGACTCCTCCGACCCACAATCCAGTTCTTCCTGGTGGCCTTTGCGGTGTACGTGGGCTACACCCGCGTGTCTGATTACAAACACCACTGGAGCGATGTTCTTGTGGGCTTCCTCCAAGGCGCTCTCATTGCCATCCTCAAC GTGCGCTACGTATCAGACTTCTTCAAGCAGCGTCCTCCCCGCTGCTCCAGCCCAGAGACGGCTGAGAGCGAGGAACTGGAGCACAAACCCAGCCTGCAGATGGCAGGTGCAGAGCACAACAATCATTACAGCTACCCAGGGCCTGTGTGA